The Vampirovibrio chlorellavorus nucleotide sequence GACCCAGGGCATGGTGGTCATTCCCTGTTCCATGGGAACCCTGGGCCGCATCGCCAACGGCATTACCGATACCCTGGTGGCTCGGGCCGCCGATGTCACCCTGAAAGAGCATCGTAAGCTGGTGGTGGTGCCACGGGAAAGCCCCTTCAACCAGATTCATCTGCGTAATTTGAGCATGCTGGCCCAGTGTGGAGCCGTGATTCTGCCCCCCATGCTGACCTTTTATCTGCCGGACTTTGGCAGCATCGACGGGCAGATTAACTATACCATTGGTAAGGTGCTGGACCAGTTTGGGCTGGGACATGACCTGTATACCCGCTGGGGGCAACATATCCCACCGGCTGGGGCCTCATCGGCCCCGGGGCAACCCTAGGCACTCTACTGCCTGCTGCGGCTCCGGCTGCTGCTGGAGCCAAGCCTGCCAGAGGAGCGGGTGGATTGGGCCTGATTGGCAAGGGCCTGCCATACCCATAATAGCCAAGATACGTATAGCCCGGATAAACCAGCGTGGGCGCATGGGCGGCGAGGCCCGGTTGCTGCTGCGTGGGGGGACTGGCAACCTGCGGGTTATTCTCCCGGTTGGGAAAGGCCCCGTTTACGAGTTGCGGAAACTGTCCTTCCAGCTGTTTGGTAATCCCTTGAAGGCTTTCCGTCGATAAATTATCGCCCAGTCTTTGCTGAAGCTGATTCCATGCTCCTGCACTTCTGGAGAGCGCCAGTCCGGCAATACTACTCATCGCTGTTAGCCTTTTGCAGTGTTTGTAGTGGTACTAAAACCGGTCAGCCCATTTTGTTGTCAGTTTTTGCTGTTATTCTGGGGCAAAGACAGGGTGCCGGATGTGCCAAGAAAAGGACTATTCGGGGAAATCGGTGGGTTCAAACGGGTAAGGCGCCGGTGGCTGCTTAAAGGTGGATTTGTAAATGAAGGACAAGTCGAAGCCGCTGTTGATTTTTTCCAGCTCGTATTTCACGGTAAACATTTCTTGCAGGGCGTTGGCGAATTTTTTGCCCAGTTCCTCCGGGAAGAGTTCGCCGCAGATGTGGCACAGCACCGGTTCGCCGTTTTTCAGGCGAATGACATTGATGTTGAACTCATTGCCGCACTCGCAATGTAAAGTCATGCGGGGGTAATGGGTCAGCTTGGGCTTTCGGAAATCTTCTGGCATACTAGGAATTATAGTACAGCTGGCAGGCTTGTCAAAACAGGCGCCAAAGACGACCGACCCGAAAAGGGCCAATCCACTGAAGAACGACCCATAAACAAACCATCATGAACGATAAACGCCCCTTAAACCCAGATGCCCGAATGGAGGATGCCCGAATTGAGGTGGCCCACTCCCTGCCCATTGCCGATGCCTTAAGTCTGGCCCGGGAGCAGCACGCCGACGCGGTCAGCTTCAGTGACCCGCAGGGGCGGATTTGGCTGGCTTTTTGCGATGACCTTAGTAAAATGGCCACCATGGGTTTGGGAGAATTGTCCGTGGACAGTGTGGCCATCCCGGAGCGCTCTCCCTTGTGCCATGAGAACCGGGCCAATATGCAGGCCACACTTGACCTGGCCAAGCGCTTGTCCGCGTTTTTTCCGGTCTATTTTGTGGCGGCCCTTTACGAATTGCAGTCCCTGATCCAGAAAATGGGCCTGAAGGCCTATGTGATTGGGGGCATTACACGGGATTTATTGTTGTATCAGGAAAAGCGCCTGTCCGTGCGGGATGTGGACATCACCGTGGAAGGCGATGCCTTGGCCTTGGCCGATTTTTTGCTGGCCAATTCCCGTAATTTCACCCTGATCGAGAAATTTCCCGAGTTTGGTACGGCCAAAATCAGCTACAAAGACGATTTGATGTTTGACGTGGCCTCTACCCGGCAGGAAATCTATCCGCACTGCGGGGCCTTGCCGGTGGTGGTCAACCGGGGCGTACCCCTGGTCAACGATATTGTGCGTCGGGACTTTACCGTGAATGCCCTCTCGTTTTCCGTGCATCATCTGGGGCAGGTACTGGATTTCGCCAATGGCTTGCGGGACATTGAGGTGCGAGCGATCCGGGTGCTGCACCCCATCTCCTTCTTTGAGGATCCCAGTCGTATTTTGCGGGCCCTGAAGTTTTGCGCCCGTTTTGATTTTGATTTGGCCGAGGAAACCGCCACTTTGCTGCAGCGGTTTTTACAGGTGGGAGCCGTCTGCT carries:
- a CDS encoding UbiX family flavin prenyltransferase, with amino-acid sequence MSPATPEPSTLEPSPANPRPKPPIVVGITGASGSILGFRLIEELLKLGQRVQLVITEKSYQVIFEETGLKMGGQNKALRVLDHLNLPESMVDLLDVFENNRLDAAPSSGTHMTQGMVVIPCSMGTLGRIANGITDTLVARAADVTLKEHRKLVVVPRESPFNQIHLRNLSMLAQCGAVILPPMLTFYLPDFGSIDGQINYTIGKVLDQFGLGHDLYTRWGQHIPPAGASSAPGQP